In Tenrec ecaudatus isolate mTenEca1 chromosome 4, mTenEca1.hap1, whole genome shotgun sequence, a single window of DNA contains:
- the LOC142446438 gene encoding olfactory receptor 8H1-like: MGRKNNTIVSDFILMGLTDSEEIRLVLFHLFLLIYLVTVLGNIGMILIIRLDLQLHTPMYFFLSHLSFLDLSYSSVVTPKTLENLRDSTKHISFGGCFAQMYFFVFLGGTECVLLSSMAYDRYVAICKPLQYPVIMVPALCSFLVTISYMIGFGSSFITVLCMNTLHFCDSNVVHHFFCDTSPILALSCTDTHDAETFIFIVAGSTLVASLITISASYSSILSTILNINSTSGKRKAFSTCASHLLGVTIFYGTIIFAYLKPKSSYSLGKDQVASVFYTIVIPMLNPLIYSLRNKEVKKAVIRVKQKMESTRYLR; this comes from the coding sequence ATGGGTAGAAAGAACAACACTATCGTGTCTGACTTCATTCTCATGGGACTGACAGACTCTGAAGAGATCCGGCTTGtcctctttcatctatttctccTCATCTACCTGGTTACTGTGCTGGGGAATATAGGGATGATCCTCATCATCCGCCTGGACCTCCAGCTGCACACGCCCATGTATTTCTTCCTCAGTCACCTGTCATTCCTTGATCTCAGCTACTCTTCAGTCGTTACTCCTAAAACCTTAGAAAACTTAAGAGATTCCACAAAACATATTTCATTTGGAGGCTGTTTTGCTCAAATGTATTTTTTTGTCTTCTTAGGTGGCACGGAATGTGTTCTTCTTTCTTCAATGGCCTATGATCGCTATGTAGCTATCTGCAAACCTCTACAATACCCAGTAATCATGGTCCCAGCACTCTGCAGCTTCCTTGTCACTATATCCTATATGATTGGATTTGGTAGTTCATTTATCACTGTGCTTTGCATGAACACCCTGCATTTCTGTGACTCCAATGTAGTGCATCACTTTTTCTGTGACACCAGCCCTATTTTAGCCCTGTCCTGTACAGACACACATGATGCTGAGacctttattttcattgttgctggcTCTACCTTAGTGgcttctcttatcacaatctctgCTTCTTATTCATCCATTCTCTCAACCATCCTGAACATCAACTCCACCTCAGGGAAGCGAAAAGCCTTCTCTACCTGTGCTTCCCACCTGCTGGGGGTCACCATCTTCTACGGTACCATTATTTTTGCTTACTTAAAGCCAAAGAGCTCCTACTCCTTGGGAAAGGACCAAGTGGCCTCTGTGTTTTACACTATTGTGATCCCCATGCTGAACCCACTCATTTATAGTCTGAGGAACAAAGAAGTGAAAAAGGCTGTCATTAGAGTTAAGCAGAAGATGGAGAGCACCAGATATTTAAGATGA